A segment of the Coffea arabica cultivar ET-39 chromosome 8c, Coffea Arabica ET-39 HiFi, whole genome shotgun sequence genome:
GCATCCTCCGATGGGCATCCTACAAGGAGCAACCTACCTGCCCACTATGCACGCGTCCGTTTGAATTTCTTATTACCCATCGCTCTCCCGATGGCAGGTAGAATCACATCTGCTTTGCCAGTTTCTTTTGGTTGATACTGTTTTGGATTCAGAAATAGGATGAAATAGTTGGATTCATAGTGGTACAGCAATTAATCTTGCACATCATGCATATGTTTGAGATGAAAGTTACCTTGGAGTTTTGGTAAGATTTGCAAGATGGAAGAATACTGTCAAAAATAATATGGTGGAATTTTAAGAGTTATTGCATGTTATGGTGGTGCAAAAGTCTGGATCTTCACTGCATCTTGGGTGGTAGAATTGTTTTAGTTAGTCACTGATTTAGCTACTTCATTAGCAGCATTTAAAGTTGCTCAATTGTCACATTCATCTGTAAGCAAGCAAAAGCTCACCctccttttcttcttgtcaATACATGTCAGTTTAATGCCCTTATCCTAGACTGCAGTATAGAGTGAATAAAGCAGTCTTGGTCCATACTCCAGCCATTTTGTTTACTGGAAATTCTCTATAACATTTCCTTGCAATGTACTGTAACAAATCAAACTAGGACTTCATGGTAGGATAAAAGGAATAAGCAGATAACTTATTTAATTTGTCCCGCAAGGTTTTGATCAAGAAGTCTTGGACCTTGCCTGAAATGCTTTTGATTCAGCGAAAACTTGTCTACATAACCTTGTGGTCTAAAGATgaaactatttttttcttttatgagAAGATAGTGGAGTCTAAATGGAAATTCTACTCTTAAATGAGAAGATAGTGGTATCAGAAACTACATTTCACAAATGTGATGAGCCCCTACGTAAAAGGATTATTTTTGGCTTGCATGTTCATGGAGGATCGGGTGAGTGCATACATTCCTAATGCTTTTATTCACTGTAAATTTTGCATTTGTCCATCTTTATAACTTGTCTTTTGGTCTCTTTTAACAGCATTCGCAGTTATATGTCTGAGGAGAGCGTGCGCTATCTCCTTGAGGCCTCTTGGTTTAGGCCACCagttgatgatgaagaagatttAGATGAGATTAGCGTTGGTAGTTGATTGAGTATACGACTGGGGGACGCGTTGGCAGTTGATTGAGTATACGACTGGGAAACAGTGAATATTTTCATGCAGGCCGATCTCCTTAGCTCAGGAGGAAAATTACTGCAGGCTGTAAAAGAAACGGGAGCTGAATGGTTAAAAGGCTCTTTAACGTGAAGCTGCTGATAAGCTGTTGCCTCATAGTTTGTTGTGAACTCTGTTGTACCTATTTTGAAGGGATGGAGTCCTttgatgtttttttttccctagtCTCTCTTTCATCAGTTCTTTTAAATTCTAAACTTGTCAATACCGTCGGTTATATCTAATttaactctcttttttttttcaatttttctttaatttcttttgggaAATCAGGTAGAAGAGTTGGTGTCAAAATTGACTGAGTTCCGCATCTTTGTCTCCACAGTCGTACATGCTAATCTTAGCTGATGATCTCCAACTTTAGCATTTCTTGAGCCTAGGATTATTTGCCAATTTTATGCTGCAGATCATCTTCACAGTCCATCTGGGGTGCTCTCTTAGGCAAGATTGAAGAAAGAGAGAACGAAAAATTGAGAAAGATTAGTGCTGCTGCATTCGAATAGGAAAGATGATAGGGGACAAGAGagtatttttgaatgtttttataGCAAGACTGGTCCTGTTAGTCCTAAATCCAAGTCGAAATGTGATCTTTTTGGTCATGACTTTGTACTCTTGGAAATTTAGTAGCCAAATTAAAGTAACTAACCAAATGGGACTTCACCTTGCCAAGCATGAAAATGGCATACTAAAATAAACCTAATTGCATCCTTGCTCATGATTTTATGAAAACGGATTAGCAATTCGGTCTGCACAAATTGAAGGTCAGGGTGGCCTAAATTTTGAATTCTGAAATAACGTCCAATCCAATTAATATACTCGTAATTTCCTACGACAGGATTCTCTCTAACTTCCTCCGCTCCTCTCAGATGGCCACTCTCCCTTCCTCCAGTGATTTCTTTTTGCATTGGTAGGTAATAAAATATCTCTTAAAATTTCTAGGAAGGTTTCCTAATAagagattttttcttttcaaggagGGTCTCCTCTTTCTTATGGTTAATAGTGATAGTTTTActtgcattatatttttttgtcaaatcttagttttttttttttggcatatttgtTTGTCAAATCTGGAATTTCTAGTGATGGAAGAAAACATGTTGGGGCCAAAAAGATTGATATCAATTGGACTAGGTTGAAGATTCACAATATAATATGTGTaatatttgtaattttctaaaaattggTACATCTACGAATCCTTCAAATATGATATTTCTGTAACATATTTGATGGTATATTTTCTGGCATTAGTATAGATCTCATGAATGACGATttctttaaaaaagaaaaaagaaaaaatttcccTGTAAAGTTATGCAAATTTACACACTGTATTCAATGTGATTTGAACCCATGATTGTACTTCCCAAAAATTTATTCTTGCACTACCAAAAAGCCAAAAACAAACAATAGTCAAAATCATATTGTTTCACAACTTCAAAAAGCCAACATCAAATTGACTAGCAAATGTAATATTGATTTAAATAATCTAAATAACTTGGTACAATGTATCCTAAACAGTCTTCGACTAGCAGAGAAATCATTTTACAGTACAATAACTATGAGGAGGAGAGACTGATTAAGGAATAATAACAAGGGTCTCTGATTATTCATCCCTTGAAACAGGATCTAACCCAGCAGAAGGGCTGTCAGCAAAATACTCTTGATGTTTCACATTGACGCCATGCTGCAAAGCATAGTTAAAGGGAAACCAGTAATTACCCGGAAGAAGAATAATGCAAATACCAGTAGGTGTAAATAAATGATGACGAACATacgaaaagtaaataaatatatatatttcagaTCGCAGGAACCAATTCTCATCAGATGAAGTACTCAATCACTTCCAAGACGGATATTTCATGTACTTGTACAACAAAGAAAATCATAACCTTGAGTAAGCATCCTAATGACTTTGGCTTCTCAGTTTGCTTAAGAGTTGCGTACTTTATTGGATATGGAACACAAAAAGCTCCAATACTCGAGGCCAAAGCTTATACATGGTGGAAATTCAAATACTATCCATCAGCCGTTTTGTCAACAACGTAAACTATAAACATCAAATACAGTAGTACCAAAAGACCAAAAGATATATGATCGATCGTCCCTTCAATAAGTAAATGACGATAAGATCTTCTGGAACTGTTAATTTGCAGCTAAAGTGAGATGTGTAAGTttcaaatatttgaaagtagTGAACCACATTTTGCGAGCACAAAGATTTATAGCTTTACATGAGAGAGGTTGGAAGAGACTAGTATCCATTGAAGAGAACATGATGACAACAGTGGAGGGCAAACTAATTGAACTGGCAAAGCTTGGAGTAATGAGAATGAGATGGAAAAGTTACATGTAGACAACTAAACAATAGTATCACATGCCAAGCCTGACACCCATTATGGAGTTAGATCATCCCAACAAATAGATTATGCCAAAGAACCAAGGTCCAGTTGCCGTGGTAGCttgataaaaaaggaaaagcaaatgAAGTAAATGCAAGGGATTAGTTAGCCTAGGTGAAAAAGCCCTGAGCACTTCTAAGTGATTATAGTCAAATACTCGAGTCAATGGACTTTCCTCATAAGCATAGCATAATTTGTGTCAAAATTCAGATCTTGATCAATTGTATTTAGCTGATGACTAAGCTCCCGACCTCCTACTTCAAGTCTGTCTACCTTGATTGATGATTATGATCTaaatacaaagaaaaagtgTCACATATTAAACAATGTTGCTTATTCCTGGTGCCACACTTTTCAGCGATTACTCATTGACAAGTACATTAAGGGTATTTATTACTTAAACGTTCTCATGTATACTGTATACTGAATCCATTTGACATTCAAGAACTGATAGAGATCAGTTATCCCCAGACATGTGAACAGGCAGAAGACAATAATTTCATGTCATACTTTCACCACTTTGCCAATATCAGAGACATATTAGTGCATATAACCTTGGACTAGACAATTGCCAATTCCCTGATAAACATTCTACAAGGTTTTAGTAACATGCTAGAAATCAATGAAAAGTAACAAGTGAAAGTCCAACCATCTCCCTTTCCTTTGTTTAGCTTTcagattaagaaaagaaaataaagaagagaaCTCTAAAAATGAGAAAGGACTGAAGGTACAGGATAATTTAGAGTAAGCCTATGTGCGCAAGATCACCTAGGCACTTAAAATCTCTATAATGAGCTACGTTATAAATGCCAAAaccatgtgtgtgtgtgtgtgtttgtccATGCGTGCGTGTCTGTCTAAGTCCATCTTAGGAACTCACGTCTTTGTTAACTGAAATATGATGAGAACCAGCTAAAACAGGAATAAAGGGATTGAATAATGCTACAAATTGGTAATGTTGGACAATCATCTACAAGAATGCATCCCTTGAGCACCATTTAAAACAAGGTCATGCTAAGAGGTAATTATGGCCCAAGGGAACAAATATTAGAAGAGCAAACTGGCAAAGTTTTGTACCTTCTCAGGTTATTCTCAAGATACATTACCTGAAAGTCCTACATTTGAGAATAACTCAACCAGTCTATATGTTATCAACATGACAGTTTGTAACAAATTCATACATTCCTGACATACAGTCCAGCTAGTTTTTAAGCACTCTTGTTCATTCTTAATGAAAGAGAGTCCGGCTAATATAAGGTTGACAGGAAACAATCCATTCTCCTTTACAAGTTTGTTATTTAAGTGCAAAACATATAAATTGCTTTACAATTGTCTCTACAACAGGTACACACTATATCATCATTTGATTTATCAAGTTGCAGAAACGAAATGCAGAGTTGGTTTAATTATAACATACTGTGCTTCAGCGATTGTAAACTATACCTATCATGAAAAAAGAATGCAGTAAAGCCAACCAAAAAAATTGCCTTTTCGATTGGGTGGGCTAAATTACTTCATCATCACAATTGGGTCATCCTGGAAACTAGACTTCTGTATGTTATCACTAATCAAGACGATCTTTATGTTTACCTCATGCAATGCCCTGGAAAGATCCTCCATAGTCAAAATTAACCGCTTATCCTATAGGTAAAAAGTGTTAGATGCAGTAAATgtaaaaaggggaagaaaaataaagtacaaAAACAAGCACCTTTTGTTGCTTCTCTCTCTTATCTTTGATTACAGCAGACTGCCTTGCCTTGCATTGCCTGCATTTTTTAGCAGACAAAGGCAAAAAAAATGAGCAGGGCATCAAATAATAATTTCTAAACAATCCACTTTGAAATTTTCGCAGGTCAGCTCAAATAGGAACTGTAATCACCTGTTCCCCTTCACCTTCATCTAAGAAAAGGCCTAGGGATCATGTTAACTGGTTCAATGCATTGATCAAAAGGTTCAATTCATGTTTATGTCAATGATTGCTCTCAAGAAAGTACTTAAATACTGAATCGTTCAAACCAAAGTTATTCTACAGCTAATTCTTATAACAATCTCAACGATTAAGCTGATTAAAGATAATAATTGATACAAAAGCACTCGTAAAAGTACATAAGAAAAATGACAGAATGAACATACTGAAGAGCGTCTGTAGCCACATCAGCAATGAACTTCTGTGTAGCAACTGCAACCAGCCTGACTCTACAACAATTGGAAACAAATCAGTCAGGTAAGAGGAATCAAACTCGGTCTTCCTCTCCCCTCCTTCCCCCCCTGTAGACTACGATATGGTGGCAATATCAGCACACCACTTTTTGTTACTGGCACTCTATTCTATGTGATTTTGCAAAAATCCATGAACTAGTGGAGTACCaataaccaagaaaaaaaaaaagtgcccaTTCCTCttcaaataaataacaaaaaataaattaatctgGAATagcaagttttgaaaattttctttccacAGTAGAACAAATCACACCAAGGAAAACAACTCTTAACAAGCAATACAGAAATGCTTAATACTTGTTAGTAAAGAGAAAATTCGCTTAAGAGGAAAAAAATTCAATATTAAGGAAAGAATACCTACAATCTCACATCAGGGCACTGGAAGCCGCTTTTAGCCAAGTAATGCTCCACTAATTCATCTGGAATCTGGTACCACGAAAGAAAGAAACACGATTTTGACCCTTTACTAGATAATCTCACCAGTACCCGATATACAAAAATTGTAAATCAACGATAGCAAAGtaaggaagggaaaaaaaaaaaaagataggtaCAGTGGGAGTGTAGTCCATCAAGGAGGCGAGGAATTCAGAGAGGGCAGCGTCATCATCGTGCCTGCCTTCGATGTTAGGGTGCTGCTGCTGCCCCTGCCCCTGCTGTTGGCTGGTGGCGTTCATTGTTGTCTGATGTTCAATGCCGGAGGAGGGGAGTTGAGTTGCTCAATTGTGCTTTGTGTCAACTATTTAATCCGAATAAAAGTCAATTAGTTAAAAactggtttattttattttatttaatttctgaattcacctcaaaatcaccaaaaatcacaacATACCTAAGCAATAGACAGCACCCGAATTACAAAtggttaaaaataatttaaattttagaaTAAAGTAGTTAACAATTTTATTATTATAGAAAACTATTTAAAATTTCTACAGTTACATGCACTTCAGTggttattttttgtttgttgaatttgaaagcaatttaaatttgattgtatTTCATAGAATTCTTTATAATTCGTAAAGATAAGGGCTTGTAGTGTGGTCAGCATAATATGCAGAAAAGAAATTGATGGGCTTGTATTTGTTCTTTGAATTTTAAAGTGGCAATGAATGTGGTAACTATTGTggatttttgtagaattttttagAATTTGGAAAGATAACTTACATAGTGTATATATAATAAATTCTAAGAGGAATTAAAATACTtgtaaaatttataaattactAATCAAAGCTTCTAGAAGTTGTGAACGAGTGAATAGTATATAGTATATATGTGTAAATATTAATGCTTAAAACATGTAACTATTTTTAGCACTAATTACTTTTGTGGAATTGGAAGTAATCAATTTgaaaatatattaatttttcatgaaaaaaataaGGTATACATGATACATTTGAAAAAATAACGTATTCATTATATCTTTAGAAACTATGTAATTGACTATTTTTGTATAATCTAAAAacattatataaattatttttcatgaaagatattaatttttcatgaaaagataAGGTATAAACAATATATATAGAAATTGTATAACTAATTGTTTTTGTATAATCTAAAAGCATTATAGCCTTGCTTAAACTCTCTATGATAAGAATAAGCAAAACTCTTTATTTGTATAGCAGGATCGAGGGAAAAATTTtatcacttttatttttttgatttgttaaatcatttatttaaatttataatatcCTATATACAAAAATATTTTACAAATGATAGTATATGCTATTTGTTATTTCTAAGTAAGGGAAACGttaaagtagaaaattttaCTTAGAGAGGCTTATTGATAAATTAGTTAGCTACACATTTTTTGCCTAAAGGGAATGTTAAAATAAagataggtttttttttttataagttagtttaaaacaatattttcttACCTAAAATATAAGAATTTAGACATTTGAACTAAACAAACTAATAACCATTAAATAACATTAACTGAATTAATTAAAgagtaaaataattaaaaatcctTAGAAAATGGTGCATGTGAAAGTGTGTATATGTTGTTTGTCATATGCAACTAAGGAAAACATTAAAGTAGTAAATTTTAGTTAGAGAGGCTTATCAATAAGTTTTTGTGTGTATGtgtatgtatatgtgtatgtatgtgtgtgtgtatatatattatattgGACGTGTAAACAAATCAAGTGGCTCACGAGTGCTCGTGAGTCAATTTGATCAAAACCTGACTCGAACTCTATCAATATCGAACTCGAACCGACCAAGTCGAGCTCTAGTAAAGAGAAACTAATTTGTTAATTCGGAAACCGACTCgattacacacacacatatatattattttaatagttaaattacatatataccctaatattttttatttgttaaaaaaattactattttattcatttctttaaaatacaataagtattttttaatttttttttatgcccAAGCAGGATTGACCTCAAGCTCGATTCGGCTTGAATATGAGGTTGAGGTCAAGATTGAGATGGAGCTTTACATTGAGAGATCATTGAGCTCGACCTCAGTAAAATTGAGTCGAGACTTAATTGGATTAGGCCAATGTTTGCTTCGACTCGATTCATTTGTAGTTCTAGTacatatgtatgtgtgtatgtatgCATGCATGTATTACAAAGGGAGTTTTCAGTGTAGACCCCTTGAGAGAGAACAATTGATCCTCTTTTCcttatatttttgtattatttttttccaaaaaaattgatTCATGTTTTTTTGTTTGAGTCATAATCAGATTAGTCTCTTTGTTTGATATTTAAGTCAAATGTTTTAACCAAATCCACAAGGAACTATCCTTCAATGATAAAGTCTGTATTTGGATTCTCTTTTATTATTGTATGTTTTTATCCCTAATCTTAAGGATTTTAAAATTCATCTTAAAATTCACGTTATTGGTATAAAATGAATGTGAGTAGTTAGAATAAAACTATCAAGCAATAGTAACTAATCCTTTGTCAAACACAAATTTTAAATTATCATATCTTTATCTAATTACATACAAGTAGAAATTTAAAACCTCATGGCTCTATTTATAAGTACCAACATCAATAAGATTGTTAATCAAATCATATATAGTCAcaatgtcaaaaaaaaatttggttttcTCCTCTTGCAGGTTATTCAAGTTTTTTGCTAGTTCTTTCATAGGCAAGGACTTACTTCGATGTATGCTCTTGAAAGTTACAAATTATTTCACctaataaattatttatttgttttttttgaagaaaaggtGAAGATGGTAATTTATGAAGTTAATCAAGGAGGTGGGACTCGCAAGAATATTCAACTCGgttctttagttttttttttctttttctccttgtcTTTTTAGTTTGTTCCTAAATCCTACTCATAAAgtcaatttgtttttttttattattatcttttATTTATACGGTTCCAAGTTTATAACGGGTATCAAATTTCAGGTACTATTTTTCTACATGGAAAAGAAAGTCGATTCCAAAGTCCAAGTTCCTGACTTTGTGGCATGCAAGCTAATTAACTTTTCAATATTGATATAACACCAATGACAAATTTTTAGGTAAAATCACAATTAACCTTTGATGAAAGTGGCTTTTCCAAAcgaatttatattttttgataTTAGAGTTGGGCGTGGGTTTTACTGTATCTACTTTTAATGAGTAATTTATCCAGACATtcttttaatgaaaaatttcaGAAACAAGTTCTCGCAAATGCATCAAACAATTACTTTAGCTTGGTTTTGACTTTAGGAAATAGGTTGAAACATTATTTGATtattaatctcttttttttttgtttccttttgtatttcttctattctttcttttttttttgtaatgtaaCTTATTATGTAAATCATTTCTAACTATGTACTtgttttgttggaaaaaggtAACCTCGGCATGGTTCAGAAGTGTAATAAAGAATTTTGAATACATAATCTAATATCACAACTAGGGCTGTTCACGACTCGAGTAGCTCGAGTCATAGCTTGGCTCGAGCCATTCGTTAATACAAATGAGTCGATCTCGAGCCTTCATTTTTTAGATTCGATAGCTCGACGAGCCGCTCGAAAGCTCGAGTTATAT
Coding sequences within it:
- the LOC113705454 gene encoding transcription initiation factor TFIID subunit 10 isoform X1, whose protein sequence is MNATSQQQGQGQQQHPNIEGRHDDDAALSEFLASLMDYTPTIPDELVEHYLAKSGFQCPDVRLVRLVAVATQKFIADVATDALQQCKARQSAVIKDKREKQQKDKRLILTMEDLSRALHEHGVNVKHQEYFADSPSAGLDPVSRDE
- the LOC113705454 gene encoding transcription initiation factor TFIID subunit 10 isoform X3, whose product is MNATSQQQGQGQQQHPNIEGRHDDDAALSEFLASLMDYTPTIPDELVEHYLAKSGFQCPDVRLVRLVAVATQKFIADVATDALQQCKARQSAVIKDKREKQQKHGVNVKHQEYFADSPSAGLDPVSRDE
- the LOC113705454 gene encoding transcription initiation factor TFIID subunit 10 isoform X2, with protein sequence MNATSQQQGQGQQQHPNIEGRHDDDAALSEFLASLMDYTPTIPDELVEHYLAKSGFQCPDVRLVRLVAVATQKFIADVATDALQQCKARQSAVIKDKREKQQKDKRLILTMEDLSRALHEVNIKIVLISDNIQKSSFQDDPIVMMK